Proteins from a genomic interval of Arachis hypogaea cultivar Tifrunner chromosome 10, arahy.Tifrunner.gnm2.J5K5, whole genome shotgun sequence:
- the LOC112715245 gene encoding malate synthase, glyoxysomal yields the protein MDTGTYGYPKQGVKKIDPSYDVPEGVDIRGRYDEEFAKILTKDALKFVAELQREFRSHIRYALECRKEAKRRYNEGALPGFDPATRYIREGEWVCAPVPPAVADRKVEITGPVERKMVINALNSGAKVFMADFEDALSPSWENLMRGQVNLKDAVAGTITFNDKARNKVYKLNDQTAKLFVRPRGWHLPEAHIFIDGEPATGCLVDFGLYFYHNHAPFRQTQGAGFGPFFYLPKMEHSREAKIWNNVFERAEKMAGIERGSIRATVLIETLPAVFQMNEILYELRDHSVGLNCGRWDYIFSYVKTFQAHPDRLLPDRVLVGMTQHFMKSYSDLLIQTCHRRGVHAMGGMAAQIPIRDDPAANEAALELVRKDKLREVKAGHDGTWAAHPGLIPAYVEVFNNNMGNAPNQIKDAKRDDAASITEEDLLQIPRGVRTMDGLRLNTRVGIQYVAAWLTGSGSVPLYNLMEDAATAEISRVQNWQWIKYGVELDGDGLGVRVSKELFSRVVEEEMARIESEVGKDKFKKGMYKEACKIFKRQCTAPTLDDFLTLDAYNYIVIQHPKGPAKL from the exons ATGGATACTGGAACCTATGGATATCCCAAACAAGGAGTGAAAAAGATTGATCCGTCCTATGATGTTCCAGAAGGAGTGGACATTCGGGGAAGATATGATGAGGAGTTTGCAAAAATCCTCACAAAGGATGCTCTGAAGTTTGTTGCTGAGTTGCAACGTGAGTTCAGGAGCCATATAAGGTATGCTCTGGAGTGCAGAAAAGAGGCAAAGAGGAGGTACAATGAAGGGGCTCTGCCGGGGTTCGATCCGGCGACGAGGTACATAAGGGAAGGGGAGTGGGTGTGTGCACCGGTTCCACCGGCTGTGGCTGATAGGAAGGTAGAGATCACAGGACCTGTGGAGAGGAAGATGGTTATCAATGCTCTCAACTCTGGAGCTAAAGTCTTTATG GCTGATTTTGAAGATGCACTCTCACCAAGCTGGGAGAATCTTATGAGGGGTCAAGTGAACTTGAAGGATGCAGTGGCTGGGACTATAACCTTCAACGACAAAGCCAGGAACAAGGTTTACAAGCTCAACGATCAGACAGCTAAGCTTTTTGTCAGACCAAGAGGTTGGCACCTACCCGAGGCCCATATTTTCATTGATGGTGAACCAGCAACCGGTTGCCTTGTTGATTTCGGCCTCTACTTCTACCACAATCATGCACCGTTCCGCCAGACTCAGGGTGCAGGCTTTGGCCCTTTCTTCTATCTTCCAAAAATGGAGCACTCAAG GGAAGCTAAGATATGGAATAATGTGTTTGAGAGGGCAGAGAAGATGGCAGGCATAGAAAGGGGAAGCATACGGGCCACTGTTCTGATTGAAACACTTCCTGCTGTGTTTCAAATGAACGAAATTCTGTATGAGCTGAGGGACCACTCCGTTGGTCTCAACTGTGGCCGTTGGGATTACATTTTCAGTTATGTCAAGACCTTCCAAGCTCACCCGGATCGGCTGCTCCCGGACAGGGTTCTTGTTGGCATGACTCAGCACTTCATGAAGAGCTACTCTGACCTTCTCATCCAGACGTGTCATAGGCGTGGCGTGCATGCTATGGGAGGCATG GCAGCTCAAATTCCAATTAGAGATGATCCAGCTGCTAATGAGGCAGCACTGGAACTGGTAAGGAAGGacaaactaagagaagtaaaGGCAGGGCACGACGGAACATGGGCAGCACACCCCGGTCTGATACCAGCCTACGTGGAGGTTTTTAACAACAACATGGGCAATGCTCCTAATCAGATCAAGGACGCGAAGCGCGATGATGCTGCAAGCATAACTGAAGAAGACCTCTTGCAAATACCTAGAGGTGTACGTACAATGGATGGTCTCCGCTTGAATACACGTGTCGGTATTCAGTATGTGGCGGCATGGCTCACTGGATCTGGTTCAGTTCCTCTTTACAACCTCATGGAAGATGCTGCCACTGCTGAGATTAGCAGGGTGCAGAACTGGCAGTGGATCAAGTATGGAGTGGAGTTGGATGGGGATGGACTCGGAGTAAGAGTGAGCAAGGAGCTCTTCAGCCGagtggttgaggaagagatggcTAGGATTGAAAGTGAGGTGGGAAAAGATAAATTCAAGAAGGGAATGTATAAGGAGGCTTGCAAGATCTTCAAAAGGCAGTGCACTGCTCCAACACTGGATGATTTTCTGACCCTGGATGCCTACAATTACATAGTCATACAACACCCCAAGGGACCAGCAAagctttga